A stretch of Pseudomonas sp. LRP2-20 DNA encodes these proteins:
- the rapA gene encoding RNA polymerase-associated protein RapA yields MAQQYQPGQRWISDSEAELGLGTILAQDGRLLTVLYPATGDTRQYSLRNAPLTRVRFSPGDQITHFEGWKLTVREVEDIDGLMVYHGLDGQNQPRTLPETQLSNFIQFRLASDRLFAGQIDPLSWFSLRYNTLHHTSKQMQSSLWGLGGCRAQPIAHQLHIAREVADRSAPRVLLADEVGLGKTIEAGLVIHRQLLSGRASRVLILVPENLQHQWLVEMRRRFNLQVALFDAERFIESDASNPFEDAQLALVALEWLVDDEKAQDALFAAGWDLMVVDEAHHLVWHEDQVSAEYGLVEQLAQVIPGVLLLTATPEQLGQDSHFARLRLLDPNRFHDLAAFRAESENYRPVAEAVQELLEEGRLSPKAHATIQGFLGAEGEALLAAVNDGDTQASARLIRELLDRHGTGRVLFRNTRAAVQGFPERQLHPYPLANPAQYQDLPAGEHAELYPEVAFQAQGDVSDDERWWRFDPRVDWLIDTLKMLKRTKVLVICAHAETAMDLEDALRVRSGIPATVFHEGMSILERDRAAAYFADEEFGAQVLICSEIGSEGRNFQFAHHLVMFDLPAHPDLLEQRIGRLDRIGQKHTIELHIPYLQDSPQERLFQWYHDGLNAFLNTCPTGNALQHQFGPRLLPMLEGGDAKAWTALVSEARGERERLEAELHSGRDRLLELNSGGAGEGQALVEAILEQDDQFALPIYMETLFDAFGIDSEDHSENALILKPSEKMLDASFPLGDDEGVTITYDRAQALSREDMQFLTWEHPMVQGGMDLVLSGSMGNTAVALIKNKALKPGTVLLELLFVSEVVAPRSLQLGRYLPPAALRCLLDANGNDLASRVAFETLNDQLESVPRASANKFVQAQRDVLAKRISGGEAKVMPVHVERVAEAQRRLAAEADEELARLTALQAVNPSVRDSEIDALRKQREQGMAMLDKAALRLEAIRVLVAG; encoded by the coding sequence ATGGCGCAGCAGTATCAACCGGGGCAACGCTGGATCAGCGACAGCGAAGCGGAGCTCGGCCTGGGGACCATCCTGGCGCAGGATGGCCGCCTGCTGACCGTGCTCTACCCGGCCACTGGCGACACCCGCCAGTATTCCCTGCGCAATGCGCCGCTGACCCGCGTGCGCTTCTCGCCAGGTGACCAGATCACCCACTTCGAAGGCTGGAAGCTGACCGTGCGCGAAGTCGAGGACATCGACGGGCTGATGGTCTACCACGGCCTGGATGGCCAGAACCAGCCGCGCACCCTGCCGGAAACCCAGCTGTCGAACTTCATCCAGTTCCGCCTGGCCAGCGACCGCCTGTTCGCCGGGCAGATCGACCCGCTGTCGTGGTTCAGCCTGCGTTACAACACCTTGCACCACACCAGCAAGCAGATGCAGTCGTCGCTGTGGGGCCTGGGTGGCTGCCGCGCGCAACCGATCGCCCACCAGTTGCACATCGCCCGCGAAGTCGCCGACCGCAGCGCCCCACGGGTATTGCTGGCCGACGAAGTAGGCCTGGGCAAGACCATCGAGGCCGGCCTGGTGATTCACCGCCAGCTGCTGTCCGGCCGCGCCAGCCGCGTGCTGATCCTGGTTCCGGAAAACCTCCAGCACCAGTGGCTGGTGGAAATGCGCCGGCGCTTCAACCTGCAGGTCGCCTTGTTCGACGCCGAGCGCTTCATCGAAAGCGACGCCAGCAACCCGTTCGAGGATGCCCAACTGGCGCTGGTCGCTCTGGAATGGCTGGTCGATGACGAAAAGGCCCAGGACGCGCTGTTTGCCGCTGGCTGGGACCTGATGGTGGTCGACGAGGCGCACCACCTGGTGTGGCACGAAGACCAGGTCAGCGCCGAGTACGGCCTGGTCGAGCAACTGGCCCAGGTCATCCCGGGCGTGCTGCTGCTGACCGCTACCCCTGAACAACTCGGCCAGGACAGCCACTTCGCCCGCCTGCGCCTGCTCGACCCCAACCGTTTCCATGACCTCGCAGCGTTCCGCGCCGAGAGCGAAAACTACCGCCCGGTGGCCGAGGCCGTGCAGGAGCTGCTTGAAGAAGGCCGCCTGTCACCCAAGGCCCATGCCACCATTCAAGGCTTCCTCGGCGCCGAAGGCGAAGCCCTGCTGGCGGCGGTCAACGATGGCGATACCCAGGCCAGCGCCCGCCTGATCCGCGAGCTGCTTGACCGCCACGGCACCGGCCGCGTGCTGTTCCGCAACACCCGTGCGGCAGTCCAGGGTTTCCCCGAGCGCCAGCTGCACCCGTATCCACTGGCCAACCCCGCGCAGTACCAGGACCTGCCAGCCGGCGAACACGCCGAGTTGTACCCGGAAGTGGCCTTCCAGGCCCAGGGTGACGTCAGCGATGACGAGCGCTGGTGGCGCTTCGACCCTCGGGTCGACTGGCTGATCGACACACTGAAGATGCTCAAGCGCACCAAGGTCCTGGTGATCTGCGCCCACGCCGAAACCGCCATGGACCTGGAAGACGCCCTGCGCGTGCGCTCCGGCATCCCGGCCACGGTGTTCCACGAAGGCATGAGCATCCTCGAACGCGACCGTGCCGCTGCCTACTTTGCCGACGAGGAATTCGGCGCCCAGGTGCTGATCTGCTCCGAGATCGGCAGTGAAGGCCGTAACTTCCAGTTCGCCCATCACCTGGTGATGTTCGACCTGCCGGCCCACCCGGACCTGCTCGAACAGCGTATCGGCCGTCTCGACCGGATCGGTCAGAAGCACACCATCGAACTGCATATCCCTTACCTGCAGGACAGCCCGCAGGAGCGCCTGTTCCAGTGGTACCACGATGGCCTCAACGCCTTCCTCAATACCTGCCCGACCGGCAACGCCCTGCAGCACCAGTTCGGCCCGCGCCTGCTGCCGATGCTCGAGGGCGGCGACGCCAAGGCCTGGACCGCACTGGTCAGCGAGGCCCGTGGCGAGCGCGAGCGCCTGGAGGCAGAACTGCACAGCGGCCGTGACCGCCTGCTGGAACTGAACTCCGGTGGCGCCGGTGAAGGCCAGGCGCTGGTCGAGGCCATCCTCGAGCAGGACGACCAGTTCGCCTTGCCTATCTATATGGAAACCCTGTTCGACGCCTTCGGCATCGACAGCGAAGACCACTCGGAAAACGCCCTGATCCTCAAGCCGAGCGAGAAAATGCTCGACGCCAGTTTCCCGCTGGGCGACGACGAAGGCGTGACCATCACCTACGACCGTGCCCAGGCCCTGTCACGTGAAGACATGCAGTTCCTGACCTGGGAGCACCCGATGGTCCAGGGCGGCATGGACCTGGTGCTGTCCGGCTCGATGGGCAACACCGCCGTCGCGCTGATCAAGAACAAGGCGCTCAAGCCCGGTACCGTACTGCTTGAACTGCTGTTCGTCAGCGAGGTGGTGGCGCCACGCAGCCTGCAACTGGGCCGCTACCTGCCGCCAGCGGCACTGCGCTGCCTGCTCGATGCCAACGGCAACGACCTGGCGTCGCGCGTGGCGTTCGAAACCCTCAATGACCAGCTCGAAAGCGTGCCACGTGCCAGCGCCAACAAGTTCGTCCAGGCCCAGCGTGACGTGCTGGCCAAGCGCATCAGCGGTGGCGAGGCCAAGGTCATGCC